A region from the Cellvibrio sp. PSBB006 genome encodes:
- a CDS encoding AMP-binding protein, which translates to MSLNYNQIITDIFESSCREYADSPAFTCMKHTLTYRELDRYSARFAAYLQQFTSLQPGDRIAIQLPNILQYPVAVFGAIRAGLIVVNTNPLYTAHELKHQLNDSGAKALVVLANIAKNAAAIVPETKVEQVIVTELADMHPPVKRILLNFVVKHIKKMIPPFSFPLQVGFRDALNKAQKPFQSVKRDPEDVAVLQYTGGTTGVAKGAMLTHRNLVANMVQVNEHMHKVFRKNQELYITPLPLYHIYAFTIHCMSALSLGNHNLLIPNPRDIKAFVKTLQGLPFTCFVGLNTLFNALMRTPDFVKLDFSHLRLTSSGGMALTAETSKHWTEVTGSTISEGYGLTETSPVVAINPPGGIQQGTVGLPMPDTDCKVIDEDGNTLPTGEPGELCIRGPQVMKGYWQRPEATAEVLDADGWFKSGDIAIIQNDGYIKIVDRKKDMINVSGFKVFPNEVEDVLAGHPDIVEAAVIGVPDNDGSETVKAFVVTHNSSLTIADVRDYAKTKLTPYKVPHLVEFRSELPKTNVGKVLRRELKDQEPNAEKQ; encoded by the coding sequence ATGTCGTTAAACTATAACCAGATCATCACCGATATTTTTGAGTCATCCTGTCGAGAGTATGCCGATAGCCCGGCTTTTACCTGCATGAAGCACACACTGACTTACCGCGAGCTTGATCGTTATTCAGCGCGCTTTGCTGCCTATCTGCAACAATTTACCTCTTTGCAGCCCGGCGACCGTATCGCCATTCAACTACCCAATATTTTGCAATACCCGGTGGCAGTGTTCGGTGCGATTCGCGCCGGTTTGATTGTCGTGAACACCAACCCGCTTTACACCGCCCACGAATTGAAGCATCAACTGAATGACTCGGGTGCAAAAGCACTGGTGGTACTCGCCAATATTGCAAAAAATGCGGCCGCGATTGTGCCGGAAACGAAAGTTGAGCAAGTGATTGTGACAGAGCTTGCCGATATGCATCCGCCGGTCAAACGGATACTGCTGAATTTCGTGGTCAAGCACATCAAGAAAATGATTCCGCCATTTTCATTTCCTTTGCAAGTGGGTTTTCGGGATGCATTAAACAAAGCACAAAAACCGTTTCAATCGGTCAAGCGCGATCCGGAAGATGTTGCTGTTTTGCAATACACCGGTGGTACCACGGGTGTTGCCAAGGGCGCGATGTTAACCCACCGCAATCTGGTGGCGAATATGGTGCAGGTTAACGAGCACATGCATAAAGTGTTTCGTAAGAATCAGGAACTCTATATTACGCCGCTGCCGCTTTACCACATTTACGCGTTTACGATTCATTGCATGTCGGCATTGTCCTTGGGCAATCACAATTTATTGATCCCCAATCCGCGCGATATCAAAGCATTTGTCAAGACTTTACAAGGTTTGCCCTTCACCTGTTTCGTTGGTTTGAACACGCTCTTTAATGCCTTGATGCGTACTCCGGATTTTGTGAAACTGGATTTTAGTCATTTGCGTTTGACCTCATCCGGTGGTATGGCGTTGACCGCCGAAACATCCAAACACTGGACCGAAGTGACGGGCAGTACGATCAGTGAGGGCTATGGCCTGACAGAAACATCACCGGTTGTTGCTATCAATCCACCTGGTGGTATTCAGCAGGGCACCGTCGGTTTACCGATGCCGGATACTGATTGCAAAGTGATTGATGAAGACGGTAATACCTTGCCTACCGGTGAGCCAGGCGAATTATGTATTCGCGGTCCGCAGGTCATGAAAGGTTACTGGCAGCGGCCTGAAGCTACCGCAGAGGTGTTGGATGCAGACGGTTGGTTCAAGAGCGGTGATATCGCCATTATTCAGAACGATGGCTATATCAAGATTGTTGATCGTAAGAAAGATATGATCAACGTATCGGGCTTCAAGGTTTTCCCCAATGAAGTGGAAGATGTGTTGGCTGGTCACCCGGATATTGTTGAAGCAGCGGTTATCGGTGTGCCGGATAACGATGGCAGCGAAACGGTTAAAGCGTTTGTAGTCACCCATAATTCATCGTTAACGATTGCTGATGTACGTGATTATGCCAAGACTAAATTAACACCATACAAAGTGCCACATCTGGTTGAGTTCCGCAGCGAGTTACCGAAAACCAATGTTGGTAAAGTTTTGCGTCGAGAGTTGAAAGACCAGGAACCCAATGCGGAAAAACAATAA
- a CDS encoding NfeD family protein, whose translation MEFLASLEPWHWLSLGMLILILEILGAGGFLLGIGVSALIIAVVLAIFPGLAWFWQFILFATLSIVITLVYWKKFRKFNNKTDQPLLNSRAARLVGRSVSLLTPIQNGTGKVQIEDALWTVACTDDLPQGTIVDIVGADGMTLLVKLHDKSLVVKPE comes from the coding sequence ATGGAATTTCTCGCATCACTTGAACCCTGGCATTGGCTCTCCCTGGGCATGCTGATTTTAATTCTTGAGATCCTCGGCGCGGGTGGTTTTTTGTTGGGAATCGGTGTGTCCGCATTAATTATTGCTGTTGTGTTGGCAATATTTCCCGGGCTCGCCTGGTTTTGGCAATTTATTTTGTTCGCGACACTTTCTATTGTTATCACGCTGGTGTACTGGAAAAAATTTCGCAAGTTCAACAATAAGACGGATCAGCCATTGTTAAACTCGCGTGCGGCTCGTTTGGTCGGCCGCAGTGTTTCGTTGCTTACGCCGATCCAAAATGGTACGGGTAAGGTGCAGATCGAGGATGCCCTCTGGACGGTTGCCTGTACGGATGACCTGCCACAAGGTACCATCGTCGATATTGTTGGCGCAGATGGAATGACGCTCCTCGTCAAACTGCATGACAAATCTCTTGTAGTTAAGCCGGAATAA
- a CDS encoding SPFH domain-containing protein — MFGIFNETILILVALAIVIVVKGVKSVPQGQNWTVERFGKFTRLLDPGLHIIVPFVDAVGRKVTVMEQVLDIEPQEVISADNAMVTTDAVCFYQILDAAKASYEVNNLGHAMQNLVMTNIRAVLGSMELDAMLSNRDTINTSLLMKVDEATSPWGIKVTRIEIKDITPPRDLVDAMANQMKAEREKRAQILRAEGEREAAIKVAEGEKRAQILKAEGLRESAFLEAEAREREAEAEAKATEMVSEAIAKGNSQAINYFVAQKYVDALGQLASSQNGKVILMPLEASSIIGSIGGISELINSAKQQ, encoded by the coding sequence ATGTTCGGCATATTTAACGAAACCATTTTGATTCTGGTGGCGCTTGCCATTGTCATCGTCGTCAAAGGCGTAAAAAGTGTACCCCAGGGGCAAAACTGGACCGTCGAACGTTTTGGAAAATTCACACGCTTGCTTGATCCGGGTTTACATATCATCGTGCCGTTTGTCGATGCTGTTGGACGCAAGGTAACTGTGATGGAGCAGGTGCTCGATATAGAACCTCAGGAAGTGATCAGTGCTGACAACGCTATGGTCACTACCGATGCCGTTTGTTTTTATCAGATATTGGATGCTGCCAAAGCGTCCTACGAAGTTAATAACCTGGGTCATGCGATGCAAAATCTGGTGATGACCAATATCCGCGCAGTGCTCGGCTCCATGGAGCTGGATGCGATGCTTTCCAATCGCGATACCATCAACACCAGTTTATTGATGAAGGTTGATGAAGCGACCAGCCCCTGGGGTATTAAAGTGACGCGCATTGAAATCAAGGACATCACACCACCGCGCGATTTGGTAGATGCCATGGCGAACCAGATGAAAGCCGAACGGGAAAAACGTGCGCAGATTTTGCGTGCCGAAGGTGAGCGGGAGGCTGCCATTAAAGTCGCTGAGGGTGAGAAGCGTGCCCAGATTCTTAAAGCGGAAGGCTTGCGTGAATCTGCATTCCTGGAAGCTGAAGCGCGCGAACGGGAGGCGGAAGCAGAAGCCAAAGCAACCGAGATGGTGAGCGAGGCGATTGCCAAAGGCAACTCACAGGCAATTAATTATTTTGTCGCGCAGAAATATGTGGATGCGCTGGGCCAATTGGCCTCGTCACAAAACGGTAAGGTCATCCTGATGCCGTTGGAAGCTTCAAGTATTATCGGTTCCATTGGTGGAATCAGTGAGTTAATCAACTCGGCCAAACAACAATAA